The genomic interval CGATGGTGGCCCCGATGAAGGCGAGCCCGGAGCCCAGCACCCGGGGGAACGTCACGGGGCGGCCTTCCACCATCGCATCCCACACGAGGCTGGTGAGGAGCTGCGCCGCCATCAGCAGCAGGACGGACTGCACCGCCCCCAGGCGGCTCATGGCCAAGGGCATGCCCAGGACGATGACGACGCCGCACAGCCCCGGCAACAGGTGCCAGGGCGTGAAGCCGCTCAAGCGACCCTGGCCCGCCGCGGCCTCCGGCCAGAGCCCCGGCACCGTGCGCACGACGAAGTACACCGCGAAGGTGGCCACCGTCGCCACCACCATGTTCAGGAGCACGGCGCTCATCAGGCCCCACTGGCCCCCGAAGCGACGGTTGAGACCAGCCTGAGCCACGACCGCCAGGCCACACAGCATGGGAACGAGCGAGATGAAACGCATGCGACGCGCTGGGTACCGTGAACAGCGCATGCCTGCAAGCCTGCCTTCCAGGCCTTCGATGAGACTGGCGAAACCCAGGATGACCGGCTAGGTCCCTACACGCCGATGCCGTCGCCCACCGAGCTCCACTTCGACTGCGGCACCCTGGTCGCGCCCACACTGCCGGAAGATGCTCGCCTGCGAGCCCTCTTCCAGAAGGACGGGCGCACCGGCGTCTACCGCGCGCCCGCGTGGCATTACCGCGAGGCGGTGCTGCGGCTGCGGGAACTGGGCATCCCCTACGAGGACAAGGCGAAGCGCTTCGAGCCGCTGGAGCTGCCGCTCACCTCGCCCATCCAACCCTTTCCGCATCAGCAGCAGGCGCTGGAGGCGTGGACACGCGCGGGCGGACGTGGCCTGGTGGAGCTGCCCACGGGCGCGGGCAAGACGCTGCTGGCGGTGCTCGCCATCGCCCACGTGAAGCGGCCCACGCTGGTGGTGGTGCCCACGCTGGACCTGATGACGCAGTGGCAGGGCGTGCTGGCGCGCCACTTCTCCGCGCCAGTGGGCCTGCTGGGCGGCGGCGTGAATGACCGGCAGCCGCTGACGGTGACGACGTACGACTCCGCGGCGATGCAGACGGAATTCCACGGCAACCGCTTCGGCCTGCTGGTGTGCGACGAGTGCCACCACCTGCCCGCGCCCAGCTACCGCTTCATCGCGGAGGGCTCGCTGGCGCCGTACCGGCTGGGCCTCACCGCGACGCTGGAGCGCGCCGATGGCGGCGAGCGCGTCTGCGAGGAGCTGTTGGGCCCCCGCGTGCACCGCTCGGACATCCGGGAGCTGCAGGGTGAATACCTGGCGCCCTATGAAGTGAAGCGAGTGGAAGTCCCGCTGACGCCCGACGAAAAGGCGCGCTACGACACGGCGCGCGCGCTGTACCTGGGCTTCGTGCGCAGGCTGAGCGTGCCGCTCTCCGCGCCGGACGGGTGGGCGCGCTTCCTGGCGCAGAGCCAGCGCAGTGACGAGGGCCGCGCGGCGTACCGCGCCTACCGCGAGCAACGGCGGATTGCGCTCACGTCCAGCGGCAAGCAGGAGGTGCTGTGGCGCATCCTCCTGGAGCACCGGGACGACCGTGTCCT from Myxococcus xanthus carries:
- a CDS encoding DEAD/DEAH box helicase family protein; the protein is MPSPTELHFDCGTLVAPTLPEDARLRALFQKDGRTGVYRAPAWHYREAVLRLRELGIPYEDKAKRFEPLELPLTSPIQPFPHQQQALEAWTRAGGRGLVELPTGAGKTLLAVLAIAHVKRPTLVVVPTLDLMTQWQGVLARHFSAPVGLLGGGVNDRQPLTVTTYDSAAMQTEFHGNRFGLLVCDECHHLPAPSYRFIAEGSLAPYRLGLTATLERADGGERVCEELLGPRVHRSDIRELQGEYLAPYEVKRVEVPLTPDEKARYDTARALYLGFVRRLSVPLSAPDGWARFLAQSQRSDEGRAAYRAYREQRRIALTSSGKQEVLWRILLEHRDDRVLVFTDDNETVYTLARRFLLPALTHHTPVPERKALLAAFASGELPVLLTSRVLNEGVDVPEARVGVVLSGSASVREHVQRLGRILRKRPGKRALLYEVCSAQTAESSISERRRQHGAYQEGG
- a CDS encoding DMT family transporter translates to MRFISLVPMLCGLAVVAQAGLNRRFGGQWGLMSAVLLNMVVATVATFAVYFVVRTVPGLWPEAAAGQGRLSGFTPWHLLPGLCGVVIVLGMPLAMSRLGAVQSVLLLMAAQLLTSLVWDAMVEGRPVTFPRVLGSGLAFIGATIAVWKG